One part of the Phragmites australis chromosome 3, lpPhrAust1.1, whole genome shotgun sequence genome encodes these proteins:
- the LOC133912868 gene encoding probable anion transporter 7 isoform X1: protein MVRMKFPKRYVIVLLTFICTNVCYIERVGFSIAYTIAADSINVNQANKGMILSMFYYGYVLSQIPGGWAAQRIGGRRVLLLSFVLWSLICGLIPLDPNRVTILVFSRLFVGVAQGFIFPAIHTVLAQWVPPQERSRSVSLTTSGMYLGAACGMLFFPSLVKHMGPQSVFFVEAVLGVAWSVIWLKFSSDPPRTDLPKVAMPKVASRDMIKAQAVGVVAPRTVKIPWRRIIFSLPVWAIVVNNFTFHYALYVLMNWLPTYFELGLQLSLQDMGSSKMLPYFNMFIFSNVGGMIADHLITRRILSVTKTRKLLNTIGFVVSAIALMALPLFSTPSGTVICSAISLGFLALGRAGFAVNHMDVAPKFAGIVMGVSNTAGTLAGIVGVGLTGNILEAAKASNKDLTSSETWKIVFFVPAYLCIFSSVIFLIFSTGEKIFE, encoded by the coding sequence ATGGTGAGAATGAAGTTCCCAAAACGTTATGTCATAGTATTGCTGACATTCATCTGCACAAATGTTTGCTACATTGAGCGTGTGGGTTTCTCAATTGCTTACACTATAGCAGCTGATTCCATCAATGTGAATCAAGCAAACAAGGGCATGATACTCTCTATGTTCTATTATGGTTATGTTTTATCACAGATTCCTGGTGGATGGGCAGCACAGAGAATAGGAGGTAGACGTGTCCTGCTACTGTCATTCGTATTGTGGTCTTTGATATGTGGTTTAATTCCACTAGACCCCAACAGAGTGACCATTCTGGTCTTTTCTCGCCTATTTGTTGGTGTAGCACAGGGTTTCATATTTCCTGCCATTCACACTGTTCTGGCACAATGGGTGCCACCACAGGAGCGTTCTCGCTCGGTGTCTCTTACTACCTCAGGGATGTATCTTGGTGCAGCCTGTGGCATGCTTTTCTTTCCAAGTCTGGTGAAGCACATGGGACCCCAGTCAGTTTTCTTTGTTGAAGCAGTACTGGGAGTAGCATGGTCTGTAATATGGTTGAAATTTTCCAGTGATCCACCTCGTACTGATCTTCCAAAGGTGGCAATGCCAAAAGTGGCATCACGAGACATGATTAAGGCACAAGCAGTAGGGGTTGTCGCACCTCGCACTGTAAAGATCCCATGGCGAAGGATAATCTTCAGTCTACCGGTTTGGGCAATTGTTGTTAACAACTTCACCTTCCACTATGCCCTCTACGTTCTAATGAACTGGCTCCCTACCTATTTTGAGCTAGGCCTTCAGCTTAGCCTCCAGGATATGGGTTCCTCAAAGATGCTTCCCTATTTCAACATGTTCATTTTTTCCAATGTTGGTGGAATGATTGCTGATCACTTGATTACAAGAAGGATTTTGTCTGTTACCAAGACAAGGAAGCTCTTGAACACCATTGGGTTTGTTGTCTCAGCCATTGCACTCATGGCCCTTCCTTTATTCAGTACACCCTCAGGCACTGTAATCTGTTCAGCGATATCTCTTGGTTTTCTAGCTCTTGGAAGAGCAGGGTTTGCTGTAAATCATATGGATGTTGCTCCAAAGTTTGCAGGGATAGTAATGGGAGTCTCAAATACAGCTGGGACACTGGCTGGAATTGTTGGTGTCGGCCTCACTGGAAATATTTTGGAGGCGGCAAAGGCTTCTAACAAGGATCTAACAAGCTCAGAAACC
- the LOC133912868 gene encoding probable anion transporter 7 isoform X2, with translation MIPGGWAAQRIGGRRVLLLSFVLWSLICGLIPLDPNRVTILVFSRLFVGVAQGFIFPAIHTVLAQWVPPQERSRSVSLTTSGMYLGAACGMLFFPSLVKHMGPQSVFFVEAVLGVAWSVIWLKFSSDPPRTDLPKVAMPKVASRDMIKAQAVGVVAPRTVKIPWRRIIFSLPVWAIVVNNFTFHYALYVLMNWLPTYFELGLQLSLQDMGSSKMLPYFNMFIFSNVGGMIADHLITRRILSVTKTRKLLNTIGFVVSAIALMALPLFSTPSGTVICSAISLGFLALGRAGFAVNHMDVAPKFAGIVMGVSNTAGTLAGIVGVGLTGNILEAAKASNKDLTSSETWKIVFFVPAYLCIFSSVIFLIFSTGEKIFE, from the exons ATG ATTCCTGGTGGATGGGCAGCACAGAGAATAGGAGGTAGACGTGTCCTGCTACTGTCATTCGTATTGTGGTCTTTGATATGTGGTTTAATTCCACTAGACCCCAACAGAGTGACCATTCTGGTCTTTTCTCGCCTATTTGTTGGTGTAGCACAGGGTTTCATATTTCCTGCCATTCACACTGTTCTGGCACAATGGGTGCCACCACAGGAGCGTTCTCGCTCGGTGTCTCTTACTACCTCAGGGATGTATCTTGGTGCAGCCTGTGGCATGCTTTTCTTTCCAAGTCTGGTGAAGCACATGGGACCCCAGTCAGTTTTCTTTGTTGAAGCAGTACTGGGAGTAGCATGGTCTGTAATATGGTTGAAATTTTCCAGTGATCCACCTCGTACTGATCTTCCAAAGGTGGCAATGCCAAAAGTGGCATCACGAGACATGATTAAGGCACAAGCAGTAGGGGTTGTCGCACCTCGCACTGTAAAGATCCCATGGCGAAGGATAATCTTCAGTCTACCGGTTTGGGCAATTGTTGTTAACAACTTCACCTTCCACTATGCCCTCTACGTTCTAATGAACTGGCTCCCTACCTATTTTGAGCTAGGCCTTCAGCTTAGCCTCCAGGATATGGGTTCCTCAAAGATGCTTCCCTATTTCAACATGTTCATTTTTTCCAATGTTGGTGGAATGATTGCTGATCACTTGATTACAAGAAGGATTTTGTCTGTTACCAAGACAAGGAAGCTCTTGAACACCATTGGGTTTGTTGTCTCAGCCATTGCACTCATGGCCCTTCCTTTATTCAGTACACCCTCAGGCACTGTAATCTGTTCAGCGATATCTCTTGGTTTTCTAGCTCTTGGAAGAGCAGGGTTTGCTGTAAATCATATGGATGTTGCTCCAAAGTTTGCAGGGATAGTAATGGGAGTCTCAAATACAGCTGGGACACTGGCTGGAATTGTTGGTGTCGGCCTCACTGGAAATATTTTGGAGGCGGCAAAGGCTTCTAACAAGGATCTAACAAGCTCAGAAACC